A section of the Campylobacter lanienae NCTC 13004 genome encodes:
- a CDS encoding flagellar hook protein, whose amino-acid sequence MRITNQLMNFNNIYNYQKNSTSLYQSHQAFSSGLKIQHSYEGSAIYVDAARLEYEGNLLKQVETTTLKATEFSKNSDQALNDFVSKLTEFKTKLIQAANDIHDATSRNAIANDLEGIKQNLIDIANTTINGQYLFSGTALDTMPIDTLGNYHGNGETISAVIGTSQTAKYNIDGESLFLGSDNDYNKIITTNVNLINHYNRLENPDDPVKYVELTDDLRDLIGENYRSEEFNKANPPKTDDFSIDKLGNDYNTTFFLQGRKPDGTTFATKITMTPDSSIQSLLDNIGYALGNDRDDKNKVVEVTMNNSGQIEIKDIRNGNQMTELHLFGLTPQKSTEKYNVGGFEINIDPATSANYKVTTTKDANGNTEISATNINNNQTYTISVNAQNQLQVTTNNNTTVIQNVNNPSALNLNDLGNNGIDANDFTQFDPNDADQVRNMSSTNVRDKDGSWVSVSDLSDLATIEENVKNGKVYLTEFIKSSFNDILGVKNDATDYNKLQFEKNDNILTGSVSQVVKGTNEFATDATKIKDVAGAGLQDNEDSNITMQIKSKNGKYYQVKIDFSDPLSASDPKATQLTITETNADGTPIIPQGGPVYQGNIMLGKYNEMTKVTDGVVTQADDISYKQLNDIVAMVAAGNLPDDRVGNQVAKNLSDQNLFPGVTINNANDLKTRLKTNVNDPATEAIIDQAVDQAVAGLNFPLQGDVKQEALGKVKDLIINNTDYATARFEAYNKAVDAANASVNVELNYRGQMQITDKSATVSNIEISIFETFSANKPEFGKEANSTVAGSLFNFNANNMISIDEPSVDIFKDLDDMIQAVRDGSYRGNPDGNNARTTGIQGALKRIDHIQDHVNKLHTQIGSYTNVLESSGTRASMLYVNIESVKTDIVGADLGESMLIYKQYLLQFEAMLQTSAMIGKISLLNYM is encoded by the coding sequence CTACCAAAAAAACTCAACCTCTTTATATCAATCCCATCAAGCCTTTAGCTCAGGGCTTAAAATCCAGCACTCTTATGAAGGGAGTGCGATCTATGTAGATGCGGCTAGATTGGAGTATGAGGGAAATTTGCTTAAACAAGTAGAGACTACCACCTTAAAAGCGACTGAATTTTCTAAAAATAGCGACCAAGCTTTAAATGACTTTGTATCTAAACTAACTGAATTTAAAACCAAACTTATCCAAGCTGCTAATGATATCCACGATGCCACATCTAGAAATGCTATCGCTAATGACTTAGAGGGGATTAAACAAAATTTAATTGATATCGCTAATACCACTATAAATGGCCAATACCTATTCTCAGGCACCGCTCTTGACACTATGCCTATCGATACTCTAGGCAATTACCATGGCAATGGTGAAACTATAAGCGCCGTTATCGGCACTAGTCAAACTGCGAAGTATAATATAGATGGGGAGTCTTTGTTTTTAGGTTCGGATAATGACTATAATAAAATTATTACAACAAATGTAAATTTGATTAACCACTATAATAGATTAGAAAATCCAGATGATCCAGTTAAATATGTAGAACTCACAGATGATCTAAGGGATCTAATCGGCGAAAATTATAGAAGCGAAGAGTTTAATAAAGCAAACCCACCTAAAACTGATGATTTTAGCATTGATAAATTAGGCAATGATTATAATACCACATTTTTCTTACAAGGTAGAAAGCCAGATGGCACTACCTTCGCTACTAAGATCACTATGACCCCAGACTCATCAATCCAAAGTTTATTAGATAATATCGGTTACGCACTAGGTAACGATAGAGATGATAAGAACAAAGTAGTAGAAGTAACGATGAATAACAGCGGTCAAATCGAGATCAAAGATATAAGAAATGGCAATCAAATGACCGAGCTTCATCTCTTTGGTCTAACACCACAGAAATCGACAGAAAAATACAATGTAGGTGGCTTTGAGATTAATATCGACCCAGCCACTTCAGCAAATTATAAGGTAACTACAACAAAAGATGCTAATGGCAATACAGAAATTAGCGCTACAAACATTAATAACAATCAAACTTACACTATAAGTGTAAATGCTCAAAATCAATTACAAGTTACTACAAATAATAATACAACCGTTATCCAAAATGTCAATAACCCATCAGCTTTAAATTTAAATGATTTAGGTAATAATGGTATTGATGCAAATGACTTTACCCAATTTGACCCAAATGACGCAGATCAAGTAAGAAATATGTCTAGCACTAATGTAAGGGATAAGGATGGCTCTTGGGTGAGTGTGAGTGATTTAAGCGATTTAGCCACGATAGAAGAGAATGTCAAAAATGGTAAAGTTTATCTAACTGAATTTATCAAAAGTAGCTTCAATGATATACTAGGAGTCAAAAATGACGCCACAGACTATAATAAACTACAATTTGAAAAAAATGATAATATCCTTACAGGCTCAGTCTCACAAGTAGTCAAAGGCACAAACGAATTTGCCACAGATGCAACCAAGATAAAAGATGTCGCCGGAGCGGGATTACAAGATAATGAAGATAGTAATATCACAATGCAGATCAAATCTAAAAATGGTAAATATTATCAAGTTAAGATAGATTTTAGCGATCCGCTCTCAGCTAGTGATCCTAAGGCCACGCAACTTACCATCACCGAAACCAACGCCGATGGAACGCCGATAATTCCGCAAGGTGGCCCAGTCTATCAAGGCAACATAATGCTAGGCAAGTATAATGAAATGACTAAGGTCACAGATGGAGTAGTAACTCAAGCCGATGATATAAGCTATAAACAGCTAAATGATATAGTAGCTATGGTAGCAGCGGGTAACTTGCCAGATGATAGAGTAGGTAATCAAGTAGCAAAAAATTTAAGTGATCAAAATTTATTTCCAGGTGTAACAATTAATAATGCTAATGATCTTAAAACAAGATTAAAAACCAATGTTAATGACCCCGCTACAGAAGCTATAATAGATCAAGCAGTAGATCAAGCAGTAGCCGGATTAAATTTTCCATTACAAGGAGATGTTAAACAAGAAGCCCTAGGCAAGGTAAAAGATCTTATAATTAATAACACAGATTATGCTACGGCTAGATTTGAAGCTTATAATAAAGCTGTAGATGCTGCTAATGCTAGTGTAAATGTAGAGCTAAACTACAGAGGCCAAATGCAAATCACAGACAAAAGCGCAACCGTATCAAATATAGAAATTTCTATTTTTGAGACTTTTAGTGCTAATAAACCTGAATTTGGTAAAGAGGCTAACTCCACAGTCGCAGGGTCGCTATTTAATTTTAATGCTAATAATATGATTAGTATCGATGAGCCAAGTGTGGATATATTTAAAGATTTAGATGATATGATCCAAGCTGTAAGAGATGGTAGCTACAGGGGAAATCCAGATGGTAACAATGCTAGAACTACCGGTATCCAAGGCGCTCTAAAAAGAATAGATCATATCCAAGACCATGTCAATAAACTCCACACACAAATTGGCTCATATACCAATGTCTTAGAGAGCTCAGGGACTAGAGCTAGTATGCTCTATGTCAATATAGAAAGTGTAAAAACTGATATTGTCGGTGCTGACTTGGGTGAGAGTATGCTGATTTATAAACAATATCTATTACAATTTGAAGCCATGCTACAAACTTCAGCTATGATAGGCAAAATCAGCTTACTAAACTATATGTAG